AACCTACCGTCAGCACGCCGAGGAAGACGACCATGGACCAGAAGCCGAACACGCCAATGGTGCCGAGGCTGACAGCCCACGGGAAGAGGAAGGCCACTTCCAGATCGAAGATGATGAAGAGGATGGCCACCAGATAGAAGCGGACATCGAATTTCATGCGCGCATCGTCGAAAGCGTTGAAGCCACACTCATAGGCCGAATTCTTTTCAGGGTCCGGGTTGGACGGGGCCAAAATGGCAGCGCCAATAATGAAGAGCAGCGACAGGATCACACCAAGTCCCAGAAACAGGATCACTGGCAGATA
This genomic interval from Thalassovita mediterranea contains the following:
- a CDS encoding NADH-quinone oxidoreductase subunit A, translated to MTEIERFALDYLPVILFLGLGVILSLLFIIGAAILAPSNPDPEKNSAYECGFNAFDDARMKFDVRFYLVAILFIIFDLEVAFLFPWAVSLGTIGVFGFWSMVVFLGVLTVGFIYEWRRGALEWE